The Streptomyces spororaveus genome includes a region encoding these proteins:
- a CDS encoding bifunctional 3'-5' exonuclease/DNA polymerase has protein sequence MSDRTPRWALAEDGDGWWHAAPVDPADGARMRVRDPAEAIRATPPGTRWVWRSTAAVYPRLLAAGATVERCHDIEAAELLLLAHEGRFGEPRSAAAAWARLTGAPVPPDPPQRAADPRAQDSLFDPRPTTPVPLDALIAVHADQAKRQGATAHPDRMRLLVAAESAAFLVAAEMNRAGLPWRADVHRALLTELLGERYAGGGEPRRLAELADRVSAAFGRRVRPDLPADVVKAFAGAGIKLKSTRRWEIQELDHPAVEPLIEYKKLYRIYTAHGWAWLADWVRDGRFRPEFIPGGTLTGRWVTNGGGALQIPKVIRRAVVADPGWRLVVADADQMEPRVLAAISRDPAFMEVAGEASDLYTAVSRQGFSGDRDKAKLAVLGAVYGQTSGDGLKNLAALRRRFPRAVAYVDDAAKAGEEGRLVRTWLGRTCPPPAGSGEGDEAGDGGVDPGEGYGEGGAVPPQDREDGWTPSYASTNTRARGRFTRNFVVQGSAADWALLLLAALRQATAGMRAELVFFQHDEVIVHCPAEEAEAVVAAIRAAGERAGRIAFGDTPVRFPFTTAVVECYADAK, from the coding sequence ATGAGCGACCGCACTCCCCGGTGGGCCCTCGCCGAGGACGGCGACGGGTGGTGGCACGCCGCGCCCGTCGACCCCGCGGACGGGGCGCGGATGCGCGTACGCGACCCCGCCGAGGCGATCCGCGCCACCCCGCCCGGCACCCGCTGGGTCTGGCGGTCCACCGCCGCGGTGTATCCCCGCCTGCTCGCCGCGGGCGCCACCGTCGAGCGGTGCCACGACATCGAAGCCGCCGAGCTGCTGCTCCTCGCCCACGAGGGCCGCTTCGGCGAGCCCCGCTCGGCCGCCGCCGCCTGGGCCCGGCTCACCGGCGCGCCCGTGCCCCCCGATCCGCCCCAGCGCGCCGCCGACCCCCGCGCCCAGGACTCCCTCTTCGACCCGCGGCCCACCACTCCCGTCCCCCTGGACGCCCTGATCGCCGTCCACGCCGACCAGGCGAAGCGGCAGGGCGCCACCGCCCACCCCGACCGGATGCGGCTGCTCGTCGCCGCCGAGTCGGCGGCCTTCCTCGTCGCCGCCGAGATGAACCGCGCGGGCCTGCCCTGGCGGGCCGACGTGCACCGCGCCCTGCTGACCGAGCTGCTCGGCGAGCGGTACGCGGGGGGCGGTGAGCCCCGGCGGCTGGCCGAGCTGGCCGACCGGGTCTCCGCCGCCTTCGGCAGGCGCGTGCGCCCCGACCTGCCCGCCGACGTCGTCAAGGCCTTCGCCGGGGCCGGGATCAAGCTCAAGTCGACCCGCCGCTGGGAGATCCAGGAGCTGGACCATCCCGCCGTCGAGCCGTTGATCGAGTACAAGAAGCTGTACCGGATCTACACCGCCCACGGCTGGGCCTGGCTCGCGGACTGGGTCCGGGACGGCCGCTTCCGCCCGGAGTTCATCCCCGGCGGCACCCTCACCGGCCGCTGGGTCACCAACGGCGGCGGGGCCCTGCAGATCCCCAAGGTGATCCGCCGGGCCGTGGTCGCCGACCCGGGCTGGCGGCTCGTCGTCGCCGACGCCGACCAGATGGAGCCGCGCGTCCTCGCCGCGATCTCCCGCGACCCCGCCTTCATGGAGGTCGCCGGGGAGGCCTCGGACCTCTACACCGCCGTCTCCCGGCAGGGCTTCTCGGGCGACCGGGACAAGGCCAAGCTCGCCGTGCTCGGCGCCGTCTACGGCCAGACCTCCGGGGACGGCCTGAAGAACCTGGCCGCGCTCCGCCGCCGCTTCCCCCGGGCCGTCGCGTACGTGGACGACGCGGCGAAGGCCGGGGAGGAGGGCCGGCTCGTACGGACCTGGCTGGGCCGCACCTGCCCGCCGCCCGCGGGCTCCGGCGAGGGGGACGAGGCCGGTGACGGCGGCGTCGACCCGGGCGAGGGGTACGGGGAGGGCGGGGCCGTGCCCCCGCAGGACCGGGAGGACGGCTGGACGCCGAGCTACGCCTCCACCAACACCCGGGCCCGCGGCCGGTTCACCCGCAACTTCGTCGTCCAGGGCAGTGCGGCCGACTGGGCCCTGCTGCTGCTCGCGGCGCTGCGGCAGGCGACCGCCGGGATGCGGGCCGAGCTGGTGTTCTTCCAGCACGACGAGGTGATCGTGCACTGCCCGGCCGAGGAGGCCGAGGCCGTCGTGGCGGCGATCCGCGCCGCCGGGGAACGGGCCGGACGGATCGCCTTCGGCGACACGCCGGTCCGCTTCCCGTTCACGACGGCGGTCGTGGAGTGCTACGCGGACGCCAAATGA
- a CDS encoding DUF397 domain-containing protein — MDHAYNGMAAAELATLFELTWQKSRHSNSQGSCVEFARLPGGDVAMRNSRFPDGPALVYTPAEIEALLLGVKDGEFDHLIS, encoded by the coding sequence GTGGACCACGCGTACAACGGGATGGCAGCTGCAGAACTCGCTACCTTGTTTGAGCTGACGTGGCAGAAGAGCAGACACAGCAACTCGCAGGGTTCCTGCGTGGAGTTCGCACGGCTGCCGGGAGGCGATGTCGCCATGCGCAATTCGCGCTTTCCCGACGGACCGGCGCTCGTCTACACGCCTGCCGAGATAGAGGCCCTGCTCCTGGGCGTCAAGGACGGCGAGTTCGATCACCTGATCAGCTGA
- a CDS encoding ATP-binding protein, with the protein MGTNGSTMLEPLRQGLPPVDPTAVSGSASCALPARYEAVRGARSFCRSTLSQWGLDDRFDDVALVVSELVTNALRHALPEDARGADAEPEPPVRLHLMRWSTRLVCAVRDPSEDRPGGAFSPERTEENFDLESGRGLFLVDSYSDSWGWHPLAGRLTGKVVWALFLLQD; encoded by the coding sequence ATGGGGACGAATGGATCGACCATGCTCGAGCCGTTACGGCAGGGGCTGCCCCCGGTCGACCCCACGGCTGTCTCCGGGTCCGCCTCCTGCGCCCTGCCCGCCCGCTACGAAGCGGTGCGCGGAGCACGCTCCTTCTGTCGCTCGACCCTGTCCCAGTGGGGCCTCGACGACCGCTTCGACGACGTGGCCCTGGTCGTCTCCGAGCTCGTCACCAACGCGCTGCGCCATGCCCTCCCCGAGGACGCGCGGGGCGCGGACGCCGAGCCGGAGCCGCCGGTACGGCTGCACCTGATGCGGTGGAGCACGCGGCTGGTGTGCGCGGTGCGGGACCCCAGCGAGGACCGGCCCGGCGGGGCCTTCTCACCGGAGCGCACCGAGGAGAACTTCGACCTGGAGTCCGGGCGCGGGCTGTTCCTGGTGGACTCGTACAGCGACAGCTGGGGCTGGCACCCGCTGGCGGGGCGACTGACCGGCAAGGTGGTCTGGGCGCTCTTCCTGCTCCAGGACTGA
- a CDS encoding DUF2786 domain-containing protein, with the protein MRDLAETVDRAFAAALYAQDDAGLDTGASLLVADQGGWPAVGRELLARGEAYVRQGWERGWQPADVLRLVRRDLDERHQRITGDLIAAEARRYARLPARWGAAEVWWKGDEEYADRLAQRERADRFTLATAFLEVLRLLIRLPSIEPVGPLPGDPADALAEHAHIEPRMLGRIRALLAKAEATTFPEEAEALSAKAQELMARHTVDEALLAARGGGPAQVPGACRIGVEPPYEEAKAVLLDAVATANRCRAVWNSGFEFSTVVGFESDLEAVELLYTSLLVQGTAAMTRAEAAQRSGGRKRTKTFRQSFLLAYASRLGQRLTETAEHTATEAPDNLPALVARDVAVTSRAEEMFPRTTTTRLRGATDHAGWEDGTAAADRAHMVGRRNQLPR; encoded by the coding sequence GTGAGAGACCTTGCCGAGACCGTCGACCGAGCCTTCGCCGCCGCCCTCTACGCCCAGGACGACGCCGGGCTGGACACCGGAGCCTCGCTGCTCGTCGCGGACCAGGGGGGCTGGCCCGCGGTCGGGCGCGAGCTGCTGGCGCGCGGGGAGGCGTACGTACGCCAGGGCTGGGAGCGGGGCTGGCAGCCGGCCGACGTGCTGCGGCTGGTCCGCCGGGACCTCGACGAACGGCACCAGCGGATCACCGGGGACCTGATCGCCGCCGAGGCGCGCCGCTACGCCCGGCTCCCGGCGCGCTGGGGCGCCGCCGAGGTGTGGTGGAAGGGCGACGAGGAGTACGCCGACCGGCTCGCGCAGCGGGAACGGGCCGACCGGTTCACGCTGGCCACCGCCTTCCTGGAGGTGCTGCGGCTGCTGATACGGCTGCCCTCGATCGAGCCGGTGGGGCCGCTCCCCGGCGACCCCGCCGACGCGCTCGCCGAGCACGCCCACATCGAGCCGCGCATGCTGGGCCGGATCCGGGCCCTGCTCGCCAAGGCCGAGGCGACCACCTTCCCGGAGGAGGCGGAGGCGCTCAGCGCCAAGGCCCAGGAGCTGATGGCCCGGCACACCGTCGACGAGGCGCTGCTGGCCGCCCGCGGGGGCGGCCCGGCGCAGGTCCCGGGGGCCTGCCGGATCGGTGTCGAGCCGCCGTACGAGGAGGCGAAGGCCGTGCTGCTCGACGCGGTGGCCACCGCCAACCGCTGCCGGGCGGTGTGGAACAGCGGCTTCGAGTTCTCCACCGTGGTCGGCTTCGAGAGCGACCTGGAGGCGGTGGAGCTGCTGTACACCTCGCTGCTCGTGCAGGGCACGGCGGCGATGACCCGCGCGGAGGCCGCGCAGCGCTCCGGCGGGCGCAAGCGGACGAAGACCTTCAGGCAGTCCTTCCTGCTCGCCTACGCCAGCCGGCTCGGCCAGCGGCTCACCGAGACCGCCGAGCACACGGCGACCGAGGCCCCCGACAACCTGCCGGCCCTGGTGGCCCGAGACGTGGCGGTCACCTCGCGGGCGGAGGAGATGTTCCCCCGGACCACCACGACCAGGCTGCGCGGCGCCACCGACCACGCGGGCTGGGAGGACGGCACGGCGGCCGCGGACCGCGCCCACATGGTCGGCAGGCGGAACCAGCTGCCTCGCTAG